From the Arvicola amphibius chromosome 2, mArvAmp1.2, whole genome shotgun sequence genome, one window contains:
- the Bhlhe41 gene encoding class E basic helix-loop-helix protein 41 yields the protein MDEGIPHLQERQLLEHRDFIGLDYASLYMCKPKRSLKRDDTKDTYKLPHRLIEKKRRDRINECIAQLKDLLPEHLKLTTLGHLEKAVVLELTLKHLKALTALTEQQHQKIIALQNGERSLKSPVQADLDAFHSGFQTCAKEVLQYLARFESWTPREPRCAQLLSHLHAVATQLLTPQVPQGRVPGRAPCSTGAAAAPGPDRAARCVPVIQRTQPGTEPEHDTDTDSGYGGEAEQGRAAVKQEPPGDPSPAPKRPKLEARSALLGPEPALLGSLVALGGGAPFAQPAAAPFCLPFYLLSPSAAAYVQPWLDKSGLDKYLYPAAAAPFPLLYPGIPAAAAAAAAAFPCLSSVLSPPPEKAGSAAGAPILAHEVAPPGPLRPQHAHSRTHLPRAGNPECSQEDASLPAKDVP from the exons ATGGACGAAGGAATCCCTCATTTGCAAGAGAGACAGTTACTGGAACATAGGGATTTTATAGG ACTGGATTACGCCTCTTTGTATATGTGTAAACCCAAAAGGAGCTTGAAGCGAGATGACACCAAG GATACCTACAAATTAccgcacagattaatagaaaaaaagagaagagaccgGATTAATGAATGCATTGCTCAGCTGAAAGATTTACTGCCTGAACATCTGAAATTGACA ACACTGGGGCATCTGGAGAAAGCAGTAGTTTTGGAATTAACTTTGAAGCACTTAAAAGCGTTAACAGCCTTAACGGAGCAGCAGCATCAGAAGATAATTGCTTTACAGAATG GGGAGCGCTCTCTGAAATCGCCGGTCCAGGCCGACTTGGATGCGTTCCACTCGGGGTTTCAAACCTGCGCCAAAGAAGTCTTGCAATACCTCGCGCGCTTTGAGAGCTGGACGCCCAGGGAACCGCGCTGCGCACAGCTCCTCAGCCACCTGCACGCCGTGGCCACCCAGCTCCTGACGCCACAGGTGCCCCAGGGCAGGGTCCCGGGCCGCGCGCCCTGCAGCACTGGGGCCGCGGCCGCCCCCGGCCCTGATCGCGCCGCCCGCTGCGTGCCGGTCATCCAGCGGACTCAGCCAGGCACCGAGCCTGAGCACGACACGGACACCGACAGCGGCTACGGGGGCGAGGCGGAGCAGGGCCGCGCCGCCGTCAAGCAGGAGCCACCCGGGGACCCGTCGCCCGCGCCCAAGAGGCCGAAGCTGGAGGCGCGCAGCGCGCTCCTGGGCCCGGAGCCCGCGCTGCTCGGCTCGCTCGTGGCGCTGGGCGGGGGAGCGCCCTTCGCGCAGCCGGCCGCCGCGCCCTTCTGCCTGCCCTTCTACCTGCTGTCGCCGTCCGCCGCCGCCTAcgtgcagccctggctggacaAGAGCGGCCTGGACAAGTATCTGTACCCCGCGGCGGCCGCGCCCTTCCCGCTGCTGTATCCTGGCATCCCCGCAGCggccgctgccgctgccgccgcctTCCCCTGCCTGTCGTCCGTGCTGTCGCCGCCTCCCGAGAAGGCAGGCTCCGCCGCCGGTGCCCCCATCCTGGCGCACGAGGTGGCGCCCCCGGGGCCGCTGCGCCCCCAGCACGCGCACAGCCGCACCCACCTGCCGCGCGCTGGGAACCCGGAGTGCTCTCAGGAAGATGCCTCGCTGCCTGCCAAGGACGTCCCCTGA